A genomic segment from Flavobacterium sp. 9R encodes:
- a CDS encoding rubredoxin, with protein MDLTRLIIKGGVLSPGELKEIATMALEQGLKAISFGSRQDIIFPVGFNPLHLENNKLFHFVYPDEKSGNNIVSSYVSTDIFRNTPWVTGNKFLYILEQFKENPRLKINITDPKQQLVPLFTGQINFVASEHEDYWFLYVRLPQWDKMEMYPVLIYSWNIAAVYYAIESILTEEPINAEMIFQLINDKLDTNNRTIDKPLHVPFYPFPYYEGMNRLGIDQYWLGLYWRNNLYDLAFLKEMCDLCFDCKIGKICITPWKSFIVKGIPKERKLDWEKFLGKNGINVRHSLLELNWHLPVAAEWALNLKTFLVRTLDQFDISTYGLTFGLSHYNREGHYFTSIVIERNDIPKDLESIKIRATFNVLYAKNFDPNTKEYIVHTQDVDKLELPTILIELSKKYFEELGNSILEISTNTSEKEPVREELHQCQDCLTLYNPLYGDRSQGIQEGVHFTALPEYYCCSLCDAPKERFKQITSKKIGVK; from the coding sequence ATGGATTTAACACGTTTGATTATTAAGGGCGGAGTGCTTTCTCCAGGAGAATTAAAAGAAATTGCAACAATGGCATTAGAACAAGGTCTCAAAGCCATTTCATTTGGTTCGAGACAAGATATCATTTTTCCAGTAGGATTTAATCCACTTCATTTAGAAAACAATAAATTGTTTCATTTTGTATATCCTGATGAAAAAAGTGGAAACAATATAGTGTCCTCTTATGTTTCAACAGATATTTTTAGAAATACGCCCTGGGTTACAGGTAATAAATTCTTGTACATACTCGAACAATTTAAAGAAAATCCAAGATTAAAAATAAACATAACCGATCCCAAACAACAACTTGTTCCTTTATTTACTGGTCAAATCAACTTTGTTGCATCTGAACATGAGGACTATTGGTTTTTATACGTTCGATTACCTCAATGGGATAAAATGGAAATGTATCCTGTACTCATTTATAGTTGGAATATTGCAGCAGTTTATTATGCAATTGAGTCTATACTAACTGAAGAACCAATAAATGCAGAAATGATTTTTCAGTTAATCAATGACAAACTAGATACCAACAATCGTACAATAGACAAGCCATTGCATGTTCCGTTTTATCCTTTCCCATATTATGAGGGAATGAATAGACTAGGAATTGATCAATATTGGCTAGGTTTATACTGGAGAAATAACTTGTATGATTTGGCATTTTTAAAGGAAATGTGTGACCTATGCTTTGATTGTAAAATTGGAAAAATTTGTATTACGCCATGGAAATCATTTATTGTAAAGGGAATACCTAAAGAGCGAAAACTCGATTGGGAAAAATTCTTAGGAAAGAATGGAATTAATGTTAGGCACTCGCTTTTAGAACTGAATTGGCATTTACCCGTAGCTGCAGAATGGGCGCTAAATCTGAAAACCTTTTTGGTAAGAACTTTGGACCAGTTTGACATTAGCACTTACGGCCTTACCTTCGGATTATCCCACTACAACAGGGAAGGTCATTACTTTACCTCTATAGTGATTGAAAGAAATGATATTCCAAAAGACCTTGAGTCAATTAAAATACGGGCTACTTTTAATGTCTTGTATGCCAAAAATTTTGACCCGAATACTAAAGAATATATCGTACACACACAAGACGTAGACAAACTAGAACTCCCCACTATATTGATTGAATTAAGTAAGAAATACTTTGAAGAACTTGGCAATTCTATCCTAGAAATTAGTACCAATACCTCTGAAAAAGAACCTGTAAGAGAAGAATTGCACCAGTGTCAGGATTGTTTAACACTATACAATCCTTTGTATGGTGACCGTTCACAGGGAATTCAAGAGGGTGTTCACTTTACTGCATTGCCTGAGTACTATTGTTGTTCTCTATGCGATGCTCCCAAAGAACGCTTTAAACAAATCACTTCCAAAAAAATAGGAGTAAAATAA
- a CDS encoding asparagine synthetase B: protein MKPKNLCFLFLFFVSTIAKAGFLLLPMDETSQQNHLKAYGITYWCLDKNYKASWLLNYRGGSFLLPDAPEIRKECQIRGVSFEVVSDSEEVELLNLIASPSQNMESVLLEKAPKIAVYTPKGKQPWDDAVTLVLTYAEIPFTAVYDEEVLSDQLLLYDWLHLHHEDFTGQYGKFYGTYKNTPWYIEQKKEAEILAKKLGFAKVSDEKGAVAQKISHFVIGGGFMFAMCSATDSFDIALAAQGIDICETMFDGDASSPNYQAQLDYSKSFAFKNFTLERRPEQYEFSNIDMTGRRKIPMEKDYFTLMEFSAKWDPIPSMLCQNHTQLIKGFMGQTTAFDSELIKSNILLLGSCELNGEARYIHGQKGKGMFTFYGGHDPEDFQHQVGDPATVLDLHPNSPGYRLILNNVLFPAAKKKKLKT, encoded by the coding sequence ATGAAGCCAAAAAATCTTTGTTTCCTTTTCCTATTTTTTGTGTCGACTATTGCAAAGGCTGGATTTCTTTTACTGCCTATGGACGAAACCTCCCAGCAAAACCATTTAAAGGCCTATGGGATTACCTATTGGTGTTTGGATAAAAATTACAAAGCGAGTTGGTTGCTAAACTACAGAGGAGGCTCTTTTTTGTTGCCAGATGCTCCAGAAATTAGAAAAGAGTGTCAGATTCGAGGCGTAAGTTTTGAAGTTGTATCGGATAGTGAAGAAGTGGAGTTACTAAATCTTATAGCAAGTCCTTCGCAAAATATGGAATCGGTTTTGTTAGAAAAAGCGCCTAAGATTGCGGTGTATACTCCCAAAGGGAAACAACCTTGGGATGATGCAGTTACCCTTGTTTTAACCTACGCCGAGATTCCTTTTACGGCTGTCTATGACGAAGAAGTGTTGTCGGATCAATTGCTGCTATATGATTGGTTGCATTTGCATCACGAAGATTTTACGGGACAATACGGCAAATTTTATGGCACCTACAAAAATACCCCTTGGTATATTGAGCAAAAAAAAGAGGCCGAAATTCTTGCAAAGAAGCTCGGTTTTGCCAAAGTATCCGATGAAAAAGGTGCTGTAGCACAGAAAATTAGTCATTTTGTAATTGGAGGAGGGTTCATGTTTGCCATGTGTTCCGCTACCGATAGTTTTGATATCGCATTGGCTGCTCAAGGAATCGATATCTGTGAGACCATGTTTGATGGTGATGCAAGTAGTCCCAATTACCAAGCACAATTGGATTATTCAAAATCTTTTGCTTTCAAGAACTTTACTTTAGAACGTCGCCCCGAACAATATGAATTCTCTAATATTGACATGACGGGTAGAAGAAAAATTCCAATGGAAAAAGATTACTTTACTTTGATGGAATTCTCAGCCAAGTGGGACCCAATCCCTAGTATGCTGTGTCAGAATCACACTCAGCTTATCAAGGGTTTTATGGGACAAACTACTGCTTTTGACTCGGAATTAATTAAATCCAACATCCTGCTTTTGGGAAGTTGTGAGCTCAATGGAGAGGCGCGTTATATTCATGGGCAAAAAGGTAAAGGCATGTTTACCTTCTATGGCGGACACGACCCCGAGGATTTTCAACACCAAGTAGGCGATCCCGCCACTGTATTAGACTTACATCCGAATTCGCCAGGTTATCGTTTGATCTTAAATAATGTCTTGTTTCCTGCGGCTAAAAAGAAAAAGTTGAAGACATAA
- a CDS encoding acyl-CoA thioesterase, translating into METTFKTVSSSHVIISELMLPSHTNFSGKIHGGYILSLLDQIAFACASKFSGNYCVTASVDTVNFLMPIEVGELVTMKASVNYVGNSSMIIGIRVEAENIQTGAIKHCNSSYFTMVSKDKEGKNAPVPGLLLTTLKEVSRFENGVRQIALKKERDYQKSIATFGTIESILKSNQYKVKVALE; encoded by the coding sequence ATGGAAACTACTTTTAAAACAGTGAGTTCATCACATGTTATCATTTCGGAACTAATGCTTCCGTCCCACACTAATTTTAGTGGTAAAATTCATGGCGGTTATATTTTGTCCTTATTGGACCAAATTGCGTTTGCTTGTGCCTCTAAGTTTTCGGGGAATTATTGTGTCACGGCTTCTGTTGATACCGTCAATTTTTTGATGCCAATTGAAGTGGGTGAATTGGTAACAATGAAGGCCAGTGTCAATTATGTAGGCAACAGTTCTATGATTATAGGTATTAGAGTTGAGGCCGAAAATATACAAACTGGCGCTATTAAACATTGCAACTCTTCTTATTTTACAATGGTTTCCAAAGATAAAGAAGGAAAAAACGCCCCTGTTCCTGGTTTATTACTAACCACACTAAAAGAAGTTAGCAGGTTTGAAAACGGTGTGCGACAAATTGCCTTAAAAAAAGAAAGAGACTATCAAAAAAGCATTGCCACTTTCGGCACGATTGAATCAATTTTGAAATCCAATCAGTACAAAGTTAAGGTGGCGTTGGAGTAA
- a CDS encoding DMT family transporter, translating to MPNDNLKSYLNLHLIVFIWGFTAILGALITIDADFLVWYRMLFAALFLGSFLLIKKIPFQIAYSAVLKLVFVGLLIALHWIFFFESIKVSTVSITLSVFSLGAFFASLLEPIFYGRKVLWYEVFFGLVIIAGLALILQVEINYLHGMLLALVSIILGVVFTLFNGKLIAHHEPSVIAFYEFLAGFLFISIYFLFKGSFTVESFVLTPKNWLLILLLASICTAYAFTASVKVMRRLSPYTVMLTTNLEPVYGIVLAYFIIGGKEKMSTEFYIGALIIVITVILNGIIKHYMEKSKKE from the coding sequence ATGCCAAACGATAATTTAAAAAGTTACTTGAACCTCCATCTAATTGTTTTTATCTGGGGTTTCACTGCCATATTAGGCGCCTTAATTACCATCGATGCCGATTTTTTAGTTTGGTATCGAATGCTTTTTGCAGCACTTTTTTTGGGAAGTTTTTTGTTGATTAAGAAAATTCCTTTTCAAATTGCGTACAGTGCCGTTTTGAAATTAGTCTTTGTTGGATTGCTAATTGCCCTGCATTGGATTTTCTTTTTTGAGTCGATAAAGGTGTCAACAGTTTCCATAACCTTGTCTGTTTTTTCCTTAGGAGCTTTTTTTGCTTCTTTGTTAGAACCTATTTTTTATGGTCGAAAAGTATTGTGGTATGAAGTGTTTTTTGGGCTAGTAATTATAGCGGGATTAGCGTTGATACTTCAGGTAGAAATCAATTACTTACACGGTATGCTTTTGGCTTTGGTTTCTATTATTTTGGGAGTGGTTTTTACGTTATTTAACGGGAAACTAATCGCACATCACGAACCTTCGGTAATTGCTTTTTATGAGTTTTTGGCAGGCTTCCTTTTTATCAGTATTTATTTCCTTTTCAAAGGTTCATTTACTGTGGAATCCTTTGTTTTGACGCCTAAAAATTGGCTGTTAATTTTACTATTGGCTTCCATTTGTACTGCTTATGCCTTTACGGCTTCGGTGAAAGTAATGCGTCGCTTGTCTCCTTATACTGTGATGCTTACTACGAATTTAGAGCCGGTTTATGGCATTGTTTTGGCGTATTTTATCATTGGTGGTAAAGAAAAAATGAGTACCGAATTTTATATTGGAGCCTTGATTATTGTGATTACGGTCATCTTAAATGGTATCATCAAGCACTATATGGAAAAATCGAAAAAGGAGTAG
- a CDS encoding response regulator transcription factor, protein MTKTIKIILVDDEELFRKGLEFILSREPNFSILHEANNGQELIAFLRSTYELPDIVIMDLKMPIINGVEATKIIHKEFPEIKIIALTSYHSKAFIANMIDVGASSYLLKNASPEELIATINEVACKGFYYSDEVVSVIKEASLSGSKLKSCLDKSMLSEREIEVLKLICKQKNAVEIGDYLFISPRTVEGHRTNLLLKTNSRNVAGLVVFALQNDLVSLE, encoded by the coding sequence ATGACCAAAACGATCAAAATTATTTTAGTAGACGATGAAGAGCTCTTTAGAAAAGGTTTGGAATTTATTTTAAGTAGAGAGCCCAATTTTTCAATACTACACGAAGCCAATAACGGACAAGAATTGATTGCTTTTCTTAGAAGTACGTATGAGCTTCCCGACATTGTAATAATGGATTTAAAAATGCCCATTATTAATGGTGTAGAAGCCACAAAAATCATTCATAAAGAGTTTCCCGAAATAAAAATTATTGCGCTAACAAGTTATCATTCTAAGGCATTTATTGCTAACATGATTGATGTTGGTGCGTCATCTTATCTATTGAAGAATGCTTCTCCAGAAGAATTGATTGCTACCATCAATGAGGTGGCTTGCAAGGGATTTTATTATTCGGATGAAGTAGTTAGTGTAATTAAAGAAGCATCGCTTTCTGGAAGTAAGCTAAAAAGCTGTTTGGATAAAAGCATGCTCTCGGAACGTGAAATTGAAGTCCTTAAACTGATTTGTAAGCAAAAAAATGCGGTAGAAATAGGGGACTACTTATTTATAAGTCCTAGAACAGTTGAAGGGCACAGAACTAATTTGTTGCTAAAAACCAACTCAAGAAATGTGGCTGGATTAGTGGTTTTTGCCTTGCAAAATGATTTGGTGAGTTTGGAGTAA
- the dnaB gene encoding replicative DNA helicase: MENFKSISPIKVDKSTIINLEKGKLPPQVLELEEAVLGAMMIDKKGVDEVIDILQPDAFYKDAHKHIFEAIVQLFTESQPIDLLTVSAQLRKNGKLDLSGGDFYLIQLTQKISSSAHIEFHSRIILQKYIQRSLIRISSEIIEESYDETTDVFDLLDKAESKLYEVTQGNVKRSSETAQSLVLQAKKRIEEIAGQEGLSGVATGFEKLDKVTSGWQPSDLIIIAARPGMGKTAFVLSMARNIAIDFQKPVAVFSLEMSSVQLITRLISSETGLSSEKLRTGKLEKFEWEQLSTKVKNLEKAPLFIDDSPSLSIFDLRAKCRRLASQHGIKLIIVDYLQLMTAGGNGKGGGNREQEISTISRNLKALAKELNVPVIALSQLSRAVETRGSSKRPLLSDLRESGAIEQDADIVSFIYRPEYYKIEEWDDEEQSPTAGQAEFIIAKHRNGGLENVRLKFVGSLGKFDNLEDYSSGYDDLPSSMNQEDFTRNLPTANEAFGSTFNNDPEDDSDVPF; the protein is encoded by the coding sequence ATGGAAAATTTTAAATCAATAAGCCCTATAAAAGTGGATAAATCCACAATAATTAACCTAGAAAAAGGAAAGTTACCACCGCAAGTCCTAGAATTAGAAGAGGCTGTTTTGGGAGCGATGATGATTGATAAAAAAGGGGTTGATGAGGTTATTGATATTTTGCAACCAGATGCTTTCTACAAAGATGCACACAAACATATATTTGAGGCTATTGTTCAGCTGTTTACAGAGTCACAACCTATTGACTTATTAACAGTTTCTGCACAGCTTCGAAAAAACGGAAAATTAGACTTATCAGGAGGTGATTTTTACTTGATTCAATTAACGCAAAAAATATCTTCCTCTGCACATATTGAATTTCACTCAAGAATCATTCTTCAAAAGTACATTCAAAGAAGTTTGATTCGTATTTCTTCTGAAATTATTGAAGAATCGTATGACGAGACCACCGATGTTTTTGATTTATTGGACAAAGCGGAGTCAAAGCTGTATGAAGTGACGCAAGGTAACGTAAAACGTAGTTCCGAAACGGCTCAGAGTTTGGTGTTGCAAGCTAAAAAAAGAATTGAAGAAATTGCAGGTCAAGAAGGGCTTAGTGGTGTAGCAACTGGTTTTGAAAAATTGGATAAAGTAACATCGGGTTGGCAACCTTCAGATTTAATTATTATCGCGGCTCGTCCGGGTATGGGTAAAACGGCTTTCGTATTATCTATGGCCAGAAACATTGCTATCGATTTTCAAAAACCTGTAGCTGTTTTCTCTTTGGAGATGTCTTCCGTACAGTTGATTACGCGTTTGATTTCTTCTGAAACTGGTTTGTCTTCTGAAAAATTACGTACGGGTAAATTAGAAAAATTTGAGTGGGAACAATTAAGTACCAAGGTGAAAAACTTGGAAAAAGCACCTTTGTTTATAGATGATTCTCCTTCGCTTTCTATTTTTGACTTGCGTGCGAAATGCCGTCGTTTGGCTTCACAGCATGGTATAAAATTGATTATCGTCGATTATTTGCAGTTAATGACTGCAGGAGGAAATGGAAAAGGGGGCGGAAATCGTGAACAAGAGATTTCAACCATCTCTAGGAACTTAAAGGCTTTGGCAAAAGAATTAAATGTTCCTGTAATAGCGCTTTCACAGTTATCTCGTGCCGTTGAGACACGTGGTTCTAGTAAACGTCCTTTGCTTTCGGATCTTCGTGAATCGGGTGCGATTGAGCAGGATGCGGATATCGTTTCCTTTATTTATCGTCCCGAGTATTACAAAATTGAAGAATGGGATGATGAAGAGCAGTCTCCAACCGCTGGTCAAGCAGAATTCATTATCGCAAAGCACAGGAACGGTGGTTTAGAGAACGTTAGATTAAAATTCGTAGGTAGCCTTGGTAAATTTGACAACTTAGAGGATTACAGCAGTGGTTATGACGATTTGCCTTCTAGTATGAATCAGGAGGATTTTACTAGAAATTTACCAACAGCAAATGAAGCTTTTGGTAGTACCTTTAATAATGATCCAGAGGATGACAGTGATGTCCCTTTCTAA
- a CDS encoding acetyl-CoA carboxylase carboxyltransferase subunit alpha, with protein sequence MEYLDFELPIKELEEQLEKCVIIGKESDVDVTPTCKEINKKLVETKKNIYKNLTAWQRVQLSRHPNRPYTLDHIRALCGDTFLELHGDRGFKDDKAMIGGLGKIGGQSFMIVGQQKGYNTKTRQYRNFGMANPEGYRKALRLMKMAEKFGIPVVTLVDTPGAYPGLEAEERGQGEAIARNIFEMVRLKVPIITIIVGEGASGGALGIGVGDRVYMLENTWYSVISPESCSSILWKSWEYKEQAAEALKLTSADMKKQKLVDDIIPEPLGGAHYDRETTFKTVEHYILKGFNELKDLSTSELIAQRMDKYSKMGHFKE encoded by the coding sequence ATGGAATATTTAGATTTTGAGCTTCCCATTAAAGAACTAGAGGAGCAGTTAGAAAAATGCGTCATTATCGGTAAAGAGTCGGATGTTGATGTTACCCCAACTTGTAAAGAAATTAACAAGAAGTTAGTGGAGACCAAAAAAAACATCTATAAAAACCTTACAGCTTGGCAACGTGTTCAGTTATCCAGACATCCTAATCGTCCCTATACCTTAGATCATATTCGTGCTCTTTGCGGAGATACTTTTTTAGAATTGCACGGAGATCGTGGATTCAAAGATGATAAAGCAATGATTGGTGGTTTGGGTAAAATTGGAGGACAATCGTTCATGATTGTTGGGCAACAAAAAGGATACAATACCAAAACACGTCAATACCGTAATTTTGGTATGGCTAACCCTGAAGGATACAGAAAAGCATTGCGCTTGATGAAAATGGCTGAAAAATTTGGTATTCCTGTTGTAACCTTAGTAGATACTCCTGGTGCTTATCCTGGTTTAGAAGCAGAAGAAAGAGGTCAAGGAGAAGCCATTGCTAGAAATATTTTTGAAATGGTACGTTTAAAAGTGCCAATCATCACTATTATTGTGGGTGAAGGAGCTTCTGGTGGAGCTTTAGGAATTGGGGTTGGCGATCGTGTGTATATGCTTGAAAATACTTGGTATTCTGTAATATCTCCTGAGTCATGTTCTTCTATTTTATGGAAAAGTTGGGAGTACAAAGAGCAAGCAGCAGAAGCATTAAAATTGACTTCAGCTGATATGAAAAAACAGAAATTAGTCGACGATATCATTCCTGAGCCACTTGGTGGAGCACATTATGACAGAGAAACGACTTTCAAAACTGTTGAGCATTATATTTTGAAAGGTTTCAATGAATTGAAAGACTTATCAACAAGTGAATTAATCGCTCAAAGGATGGATAAATACAGTAAAATGGGTCATTTTAAAGAATAA
- a CDS encoding LptF/LptG family permease: MKLTIIDKYILKRYLATFAVMLLLFIPIGIVIDVSEKINKMLENQIPFKDIAIYYSNFTIYFANSLFPIFLFLSIIWFTSKLANNTEIIAILGSGISFTRFLRPYIIGASIVSVLVLLMGFFLVPSASEGYNNFRYTYLKGGGKEAMRGDNTDVYRQINDHEFIYVNSFNPETKMAFNFSLEKFKKEQLVSKITASRIKWNPKDSTYTLYDYTKRTLGPMGDKIEKAPEKKFVFAFDLEDLTPVVYIAETLNLTQLNAFIEKERKRGSSNINTYLVVLYKKYSVPVSAFILTIIAVSVSAMKRRGGMGTNLAIGIAIAFAFVFFDKIFGTIAEKSSFSPLLAVWLPNIFFGILAIYLLRNAKR, translated from the coding sequence ATGAAATTGACCATAATAGACAAATACATTCTGAAGCGCTACTTGGCGACTTTTGCAGTAATGTTATTGTTGTTTATCCCGATTGGAATTGTAATTGATGTTTCGGAGAAGATCAATAAGATGCTGGAAAACCAAATTCCATTTAAGGATATTGCTATTTATTATTCTAATTTCACCATTTATTTTGCCAATTCGCTTTTTCCGATATTTTTGTTTTTGTCTATCATTTGGTTTACTTCCAAATTGGCGAATAATACAGAAATCATTGCCATTTTAGGTTCAGGAATTTCATTTACACGTTTTTTAAGACCTTATATTATTGGTGCTTCTATCGTTTCTGTTTTAGTGCTGTTGATGGGTTTTTTCCTAGTGCCCTCTGCAAGTGAAGGCTACAACAATTTTAGATATACGTATTTGAAAGGAGGCGGGAAAGAAGCCATGCGAGGCGATAATACAGATGTGTACCGACAAATCAACGACCACGAATTCATCTATGTGAATAGTTTTAACCCAGAGACTAAAATGGCTTTTAATTTTTCGCTAGAGAAGTTCAAAAAAGAACAATTGGTTTCTAAAATTACCGCAAGTAGAATCAAATGGAATCCCAAGGACAGTACGTATACGCTTTATGATTACACCAAAAGAACTTTGGGACCAATGGGAGATAAAATTGAGAAAGCCCCTGAGAAAAAATTTGTTTTTGCATTTGATTTAGAAGATTTAACTCCTGTAGTGTATATTGCGGAAACCTTGAATCTTACCCAATTGAACGCCTTTATTGAAAAGGAACGCAAAAGAGGTTCTTCTAATATTAATACCTATTTGGTGGTGTTGTATAAAAAATACAGTGTACCTGTGTCCGCTTTTATCCTTACGATAATTGCGGTTTCGGTTTCGGCGATGAAACGCAGAGGCGGTATGGGAACCAATTTAGCTATTGGAATCGCCATTGCTTTTGCTTTTGTTTTCTTTGATAAAATCTTTGGCACTATTGCCGAGAAATCTTCATTTTCACCATTATTAGCCGTTTGGCTGCCCAACATCTTTTTCGGAATATTAGCAATTTATTTATTACGCAATGCCAAACGATAA
- a CDS encoding sensor histidine kinase — protein MDATSITEKEIVLVILYTSFFFTILAVVLIVFFYFSRKKIIQKEIEKKDAEIFHQKELLKAVIETQEAERKRIAQDLHDDISSKLNVVALNAHLLATPNLSTADVEKIKSNVITLTGKALENSRKIAHDLLPPVLEKFGLDAGVEELCMEFSSAKGVQVIYENEVTFEESEIRKQLHVFRILQELLNNSIRHGKATIITVTFLKEGEYTKCMYTDNGIGFDAGDCSHQKGLGLKNIESRISFLKGKLSFYSEVSKGVQVEFVF, from the coding sequence ATGGATGCAACTTCCATTACAGAGAAAGAAATTGTTCTAGTTATTTTGTACACTTCCTTCTTTTTTACAATTCTGGCAGTGGTGCTTATTGTTTTTTTCTATTTTTCTAGAAAAAAAATTATTCAAAAAGAAATTGAAAAGAAAGATGCTGAAATATTTCATCAAAAAGAGCTCTTAAAAGCAGTAATTGAAACGCAAGAAGCAGAGAGAAAGCGAATTGCTCAAGATTTACATGATGATATCAGCTCAAAGTTGAATGTAGTAGCTTTAAACGCCCATTTGTTGGCTACTCCTAATCTTTCAACTGCTGATGTAGAGAAAATTAAATCCAATGTAATTACGCTAACAGGAAAGGCATTGGAGAATTCGAGGAAGATTGCGCATGATTTATTGCCGCCAGTTTTAGAAAAATTTGGTTTAGATGCAGGGGTAGAAGAATTATGTATGGAGTTTAGTTCCGCCAAAGGTGTACAAGTTATTTATGAAAATGAAGTAACTTTTGAAGAATCCGAAATAAGAAAGCAACTGCATGTTTTTAGAATTTTGCAAGAGTTATTGAATAATTCCATTCGTCATGGAAAAGCAACGATTATAACGGTGACCTTTCTCAAAGAAGGGGAGTATACAAAATGTATGTATACTGATAACGGAATCGGATTTGATGCAGGCGATTGTTCACATCAAAAGGGCTTAGGATTAAAAAATATCGAAAGTAGGATCTCATTCTTAAAAGGCAAACTGTCTTTTTATTCTGAGGTTTCGAAAGGAGTACAAGTAGAATTTGTTTTTTAG
- the cobA gene encoding uroporphyrinogen-III C-methyltransferase, whose amino-acid sequence MNQTVQPLLTIVGAGPGDEELITLKAIKALQNANVVLYDALVNENLLHYTSATEVIFVGKRFGCHAYTQDQINELIVVMAQKYGHVVRLKGGDPFVFGRGIEEIDYAEQHGIATAIVPGISSALGVPAANGISLTQRHIAESFWVITGTTSNHELSKDVTLAAQSAATVVILMGMHKLEQILSIYQRHRDDDLPIAIIQNGTKSDQKRVIGTLSSISQLVEQHQLSSPAIIIIGATVRHASLDQHYLESIGVKEISL is encoded by the coding sequence ATGAACCAAACAGTACAACCTTTGTTAACCATCGTAGGTGCTGGTCCAGGAGACGAAGAGTTAATTACTTTAAAAGCCATCAAAGCATTACAAAATGCAAATGTTGTATTGTATGATGCCTTAGTCAATGAGAATTTATTGCACTATACTTCAGCGACCGAAGTGATTTTTGTTGGTAAGCGTTTTGGATGTCATGCCTACACGCAAGATCAAATCAATGAGTTAATTGTGGTAATGGCTCAAAAATATGGACACGTAGTCCGCTTAAAAGGAGGCGATCCATTTGTTTTTGGACGAGGAATAGAGGAAATTGACTATGCAGAACAACACGGTATTGCTACAGCTATAGTACCCGGAATTTCTTCAGCTTTGGGAGTTCCTGCTGCCAATGGAATTAGTTTAACACAGCGTCATATTGCCGAGAGTTTTTGGGTAATTACTGGTACAACATCCAATCATGAATTATCTAAAGATGTTACTTTGGCCGCACAATCTGCTGCTACAGTTGTTATTTTGATGGGGATGCATAAATTGGAACAAATTCTTAGTATTTATCAACGTCATAGGGATGACGATTTACCTATTGCTATCATTCAAAATGGAACCAAAAGCGATCAAAAAAGAGTAATCGGCACCCTTTCTTCCATAAGTCAGTTAGTAGAACAACACCAACTTTCCTCTCCCGCGATTATCATTATTGGTGCAACCGTGAGACACGCTAGTCTTGACCAACATTATTTGGAGAGTATAGGGGTAAAAGAGATTAGTTTATAG